ACTGTGAAATATGTGGTAAAAGTTTCTTTCATAAATCTTATCTTTCTGCTCACAAAAGGACGCATGTTGGAGGGAAATCCTTTAAGTGTAACGTCTGCGGGAAATCTTTCTCCAGTAATAATGTCTTGTCACAACACAAAAAAATCCATTCTGGAGAAAAACTGTGTTGCGATATATGTGGGAAATCTTTTTCTTATAATTCAAATCTAAAAGTCCACAGACGAACGCATTCCGGAGAAAGGATGCATCCTTGCGAAACATGTGGGGAATCTTTTACCAGAAGTGATGGCTTAAAGGAACATGTGGCAATGCACACTGCATGAAATGTGGATCATGTAtttcttttatagcaagacactGTGTCCCTCTATCTtgctttgtggaggcacatggcctagtggttagagcagcggactcgtggtcgagggatcgcgggttcaaatctcagaccgggcgatgtgtgtgtttatgagagaaacacctaagctccacgcgactccggcagaaggtaatggcgaaacttccgctgactctttcgccacaactttctctcactctttcctcctgcatcttgcagctcacctgcaacggcccggcgtcccgtccaggtggggaacctatacgccaaggaaaccaggaaaccggcccttatgagccaggcatggctcgagaaggaacaaacaacaactctATTTTGCTTTAGCCGTGTatttcctctatagcaagacgaCACCTGTGGATGTCCTACCTTACTTTAGCCATTGAATACCAGGCATAAAAACAGCTCAGCTTTCTCTTGGTAGCGGCAGGGTTTTCCATTCCTTTTTTCTGCCTTGCAAATTATTTACCAATCTCccactagtgccagtggcatgaaaaacaGCGTCCAGTAGactatgaagtggttggcattaggaaggtcgtCCAACCACAAAAACCTTGCCAAAGATGATATTGGTGTTTGATGCACTCTTCAGCTCACCGATTCCttgtcaaacaaaaaaaaagaaacctatgccagcatggaaagcagacacataATGATGATATCTACAGACATCCACATAAATGCTTCTAACACAAAACTTGAATTTTGCTCGACTTGTGCTTTTGCACTCCAGCAAATAGATTCACGTTATCTGTATATACTTCTGTTTGGCAATTTGAATTTGTTTCGGAAGTGGGGTTGCATATGGCAGTGATGAACAGAAAATGCTGTGGAAAGATCGATATATGCCATTCTTGTTCACTTCTGGGCCGATTTTGTTTCATCTAGCTTTGAAttatacagggttattcaaaaaagAATGATTCTGAGTGTAAACAAACAACTGTAAGTTGCTGGGAAAACGATGTGACTACAGCGCCCGTGTGGCAGCCATTCAAAACTTAGAAAACCCCCACCGCTACCCACTAATCTCAATACCTTAAACATCGAATAACAACAGTGATTAATTCAATGGATCGTGATATGCATCATTGATGTTGCCCATATCTttggtggtggccacattgaacacttgtaagacaggaaataaaagttgattattaataaatacttgtgactttgctggagttttctattgcttttccttattaaaatattgcataatgaaATCAGTTCATTTTCTTTGAATAACCCTGTCCTGTGTTTTTAAGACTAAACATAGTCAGCCTACAAACTTTTCAGCCCAGCTTCATCTGTACAACAAATTACATGGTTTCAAAATAAACAGTGAAATAAGCTCAGAATGGAGAAATGCGTAACAGGTGTCATATATTAATCATGTTTGTCAATTTACAGTTGATTCAGCAGAAATATTGGTTTGAGGTTTTACATGtgaaatgattgaagaatattctgttgtgtctggggaaaaacgaaataaagattcaagaataatttaacataaaaacaattttattcagaATTCAGGACCTCGTGACTGAGATGGGAGAAGATTGAAAAAATTTAGTGATGTCTTGTATAGGAGACAAGTACAAGCCATACAAACATGGAGAAGGAATATTAAAAcattgatgatggtgttggtaatTCAAAAACTACATCAACCACTTTGTGGATATGTTAATTCTAATGTTACAGAGGTACTTGTGAATAAATATTTAGTGTAAATGTGAAATCGAGAAGGTAATAcgctacaaagaaaataaatggtaaaattatataaatagaatCATTCTGTTCatgggatatcatcatcatcatcatttaacatccgttttccatgctagcatgggtttgacggttcgaccggggtctggtaagccaggaggctgcaccaggctccagtctgatttggcagagtttctatagctggatacccttcctaacaccaaccactccgtgagtgtagtgggtgctttttatgtgccaccggcgcagGCTTGCAACATACTAAAATTTAAACcagaaaaacattatatatatatatagaagaatgtatataaaatccagaatatatattagatatatgcatatattatcatGGTATGATAACCCCAAAGAATCTATTCTCCCTTCAGAACATATATTagattgttatatataaataaatacttttatttatatattccatttaaataatacttttattcaaaatatgacAGTCACAGAAATCTGGTGCAGACATCTGGCTGGCTGGCTTCTGTTAAGCCatctcacccatgccagcatggaaggtggatgttaaacaatgatgatgatgacagtggtaagTTCATATACCAGGGTAGATACAGACGTggttatataaaatatagcatTTGAAGATTGTTATCACacctttatattttgtttcccttaattatacatttatataaatcctGTTAATATCCTGGAGTGATTTTTCATATCAATAGTTATTTTTCTGCATAATTGAATACATTAGCATTAATTAGCTTTTTGAGAAAAAGATTTATTACAGATTGAGGTAAATGGAGCACGAAAGTGAGGTAGACCGAGTAAAAGTTGGAagggacaggtggaggaggagatgggGGTTACGTTTGAGAAGTGAGGATGCCTAAAACCGACCAAGATGGTAtgagggtggttgctatggcatcaaggtagatccggccacacccattaacggggacaaaacacagatttaaaatcatcgtttagcgtccgctttccatgctagcatgggttggacggttcaactgggatctgggaagccagaaggctgcaccaggctccagtctgatctggcggtgtttatacagctggatgctcttcctaacaccaaccaactccgtgagtgtagtgggtgctttttatgtgccacctgcacaggtgccagacgaggctggcaaatggccacgatcggttggtgctttttacgtgccactggcacagaggccaatCGGGACGGCACTGGCAACAggcacgttcagatggttctcttatgtgccagccgcactggtatcacagctacaatttccattgatgttgatcgattttgattttcacttgcctgaacaggtcttcacaagtagagttttgtgtcccaagaaggaaaggtatgcataataTTGTATGATAATCATCATAGCATTATGGTGTCTATCTCTATATGAACACGTCTGTGTTTAGCTAAATCACCGCTACGTGAGAATGATATCCCACAAatgtcacactgatatggtttctctcctgtgtgaatgcgtttgtgtttggTTAAGACAGctccatcagagaatgatttaccacagatatcacaggtataaGGTTTGTCACCTGTGTGACTACGTATGTGTTTGGTTAATTTACTTCCTTCTGAGAATGCTttgccacagacatcacagcaaaatggtttctcacctgtgtggaTATACCTGTGAGCAGATAAGTGGctgttttgagagaatgatttaccacaggtatcgcagtgatatggtttctcacctgtatgcgtGTACTTGTGTGTAGTTAGGCTACCtgtctgagagaaagatttaccacagatatcacagcgatatggtttgtcacctgtatgaatatatttgtgtatagttaAATTACCagtatgagagaatgatttaccacagatatcgcaatgatatggtttatcacctgtatgaatgcgtctgtGTCTCGTTAGCGTACCTgtctgtgagaatgatttaccacaggtgtcacagtgatatggtttctcacctgtatgaatacgtttatgttttgCTAAGGTATCATTTTGAGAGAAtaattttccacagatatcacagtgatatggtttctcacctgtatgaatatatttgtgtgtagtcAAGCTACctgtgtgagagaatgatttatcacagatatcacaacgaaaAGGTTTATCACCTGTGTGACTACGTTTGTGTGCAGTTAAACCACCTGTCTgtgagaatgacttaccacagatatcacagcgaaatggcttctcacctgtatgaatgcatttgtgtgtcttgaggttacatttttgagagaaagactttttacagatatcacagtcgTATGAGGATTTTCCTGTCACTTTCGGCATCTCTCAAGAAAAAGATATCAATCCTTTCAGTTtcttatataattcatatttccATGGGTATTCCTCTATCAccagaatatatagatattaaggaTATTTTTAATAAGGtcctaaaagagaatgactctccccagacacaacaggatattttttactgttctttttttaatatatatatagtttaatcatAATGAACATGTCTCTCCTATATTTCCACCAAATGAGATCTTTGTTGGTATCTAAAGATGTTGTGAACTCCTCCATAAATTTTGTCCACGATTACGTAGAACACAAAAGCATCTCGTACGCATTCCAGATACTGAAGCTGAGAAATTTATAAATTGCagttcagaagaaatatttcacgaTAGTTCAGCATGGATTATATCTCTATATGACAACCTCCTTGAATCGATAATACAACCTCCTTGTATCGACGATACATCTGAAGTGAAGAATTCTCTTCTGCCAACGTCGACTGATGTCCTGAAAGAAAAGAGGaacagaataaaagagagaggttACTTAATAAGTTGAGATACAGCAGAGAAATTCTTCTCTATTTCTAAACTCATAAACTGTAGATCTACTCCTTCAGGTGAACAAACGAACTTAAccaatatattcttccatttaCAAGACTGAAAGGGGTATATGTACAAGGGGATGTaaaaatgttcctggctttggttaaaagaaaatacaggagggtcaggGAATTATGATATTCCACTCTCTGATACATATACTCATCATCGTTTTTCGTTCTCTCCATTCTTTTTccccctcttaatcctttctgccgAAAAGTGTAACCTCGAAATataaatacgatgggcttctttcagtttccgtcaactaaatccactcacaaggatttggtcgacccgaggctatgatagaagacacttgcccgggaTGGCACTCGGTGGAACTGAATACACAAAACGAAGTTAAgaaattaaaacaagtaaaatatgtgtGAAATGAAGAAGAGACGAAACTGTGTCTAgtgtctacacaaacacacacaaaggtgtaatctatactaattagtccgaAACAAGATACCTTTTGTTGCACAGACGATTACGAATTAaaggttgggaagaaagctttttaccacacagccaaaccggcgcccatatatatatatatttagataaaactGGCCGGTTATGCTTttcatgtagcaccagcacagggCTCTTCTGCagggtttttatttttatgcgtGTGATCCACCAGTCTATGAAACAATTGCCCTGCATGAAACCGGTCCAtggggcaaaaaagaaaaaaaaatcaaggtcgtgcgtgtgtgtgtacgagcatgCATGGATGTTGATGCTCTGACTGACAGAAACGGTGTTGATGTTTACATTCCTTCTTCACATTACAATCGAGCACGCTGTTCTTTCGAAGAATAAAAACAGCcttaatgaacaaaaaaaaactgtgaagAATTAGTTACGTGAAGTgcaaccagctgtaaaatcctgccTCAAATAACTCCCCGAGCATCATATACATACGtggacaaactcacacacacacatatatacactgtgagagtatgtatgtgtgtacacacacatacactcatatatatatatatagatatagatatgacaATAAGTTCAAGCCTTTAATTCATAATGGTTTGTGCGACAAAACGTATCTCATTtcggactaattagtatagattACACctttttgtgtgtttgagtgtgtgtgtagacattagACACAGTTTCGTCTCTTCTTCATTTCacacatattttacttgttttaatttcTTAACTTCGTAAGCTTCGTTGTTCTAATCAAGAGATTTTTGTATAGGTCTACAGCTTTcggtgtatgcacatatatatatatatataatatatatatatatatatatatatacatatatatatatatatatatatatatacatacacgcacagacatacatacataggaaaaggaaagatccaaggaagggaagacggagggaaaaaattgccaacggtacacatgcggttgcattttgaatgtgtatatatatacacatacacacacacacacacaaacatacatacatgtaaacatatacacacagatctgtgattgtgtgtgtgtgtatatatatatacaaattattttatgtttattaaagaCGAAAGTGATTTCTTCTTTCGGAGATGTCAGGCCATTCCAAGCGTAATACGAAATCAAAACAAAGAAATCCATTCACACGACATGTATACAatataagtgtttatataaaCGAAATACTTACATATTAGTATAAAGAACTAGAGAGGGAAATGTGAGGATACGTTGAAGGGGTCTGGACTTCTTAAATCAGACTGGACATTAACAGGTTCGAGAGAATTTCTAGGTTTTTATAGCAAAAGTTGATGTAGATCAACGTAATAATGAATGCTGTATCTTCTTTCTTTACACAGTTAATTGCCGATCATGTAAATTTAATTGGATCGCGTTGAATACCAGTTGTGAAGTGGAACTGATCAAGTAATGTAGATGTGAATGAAACAATTGAAGGAAATTAATTGGGAAGATTTAGCAATTAGCAgacgaagggaaataactctactTTTGACAGCGGTCTTTAAATAGGTCCCGAGGCATTTAATACGGTTAAGGGTTACCCGAGGCACTTAATACAGTTagggggtggaggcgcaatggcccagtggtttgggcagtggactcgcggtcgtaggatcgcggtttcgattcccagaccgggcattgtgagtgtttattgagcgaaaacacctaaagcttcacaaggctcctgcagggggtggtggtgaaccctgctgtactctttcaccacaac
The window above is part of the Octopus sinensis linkage group LG28, ASM634580v1, whole genome shotgun sequence genome. Proteins encoded here:
- the LOC115225558 gene encoding early growth response protein 1-like, which produces MPKVTGKSSYDCDICKKYIHTGEKPFCCDVCGKAFSEGSKLTKHIRSHTGDKPYTCDICGKSFSDGAVLTKHKRIHTGEKPYQCDICGISFSRSGDLAKHRRVHIEIDTIML